In Streptomyces canus, the following proteins share a genomic window:
- a CDS encoding DUF6247 family protein produces MSAQPDHASVASYAPAPGAPAELLARLRADKRANTWVPAFERAWAAALEESRRTFSLAGLYEVVQVWQARVASAPAVDAFLASGRDDTGFVDLEEIRSRRR; encoded by the coding sequence ATGAGCGCGCAGCCCGACCACGCCTCCGTCGCCTCGTACGCCCCCGCGCCCGGGGCGCCGGCCGAACTCCTGGCCCGGCTGCGAGCCGACAAGCGCGCCAACACGTGGGTGCCGGCCTTCGAGCGAGCGTGGGCGGCCGCTCTCGAGGAATCGCGCCGGACGTTCTCCCTGGCTGGGCTGTACGAGGTCGTCCAGGTGTGGCAGGCCCGTGTCGCCTCCGCCCCCGCGGTCGACGCGTTCCTCGCCTCCGGCCGCGACGACACCGGCTTCGTGGACCTCGAGGAAATCCGGAGCAGGCGCCGGTGA